In one window of Spartinivicinus marinus DNA:
- a CDS encoding DUF5713 family protein, with the protein MSLKNEKMADYKFLADMYKNGYFPNHLVDKGKEILIRLCKQMEDKAPSNLEELYQLTHAATEEFNDLAEEFEENDSEIETAARDCIGVDIENISISYGFEADIEELIAPRDW; encoded by the coding sequence ATGAGCCTTAAAAATGAAAAAATGGCGGACTATAAATTTCTTGCGGATATGTATAAAAATGGTTACTTTCCAAACCATTTGGTAGATAAAGGTAAAGAAATTCTTATTAGATTATGCAAGCAAATGGAGGATAAAGCACCAAGTAATCTAGAAGAATTATATCAACTGACGCATGCTGCTACAGAAGAGTTTAATGATCTAGCCGAAGAGTTTGAAGAGAACGATAGTGAAATAGAAACTGCTGCTAGAGACTGTATTGGTGTTGATATTGAGAACATATCGATATCATATGGCTTTGAAGCAGATATAGAAGAACTTATTGCACCAAGAGATTGGTAG
- a CDS encoding immunity 51 family protein, with the protein MNFKETIKPFFWNEYSNSFSLCLNVGEYKNELFQKRSDEGFEGNGYDWASLARVFLMEKKPLLEETIKFDPEGSMFCAYSSKKEALKEFAISFKSACENDTLIHDLFLKAELD; encoded by the coding sequence ATGAACTTTAAAGAAACCATAAAACCTTTTTTCTGGAATGAATATTCAAATAGTTTTTCCTTATGTTTAAATGTAGGAGAATATAAAAATGAACTTTTTCAAAAAAGATCAGATGAAGGCTTTGAAGGAAATGGCTATGATTGGGCTTCTTTAGCAAGGGTATTTCTAATGGAAAAAAAGCCTTTATTAGAAGAAACTATTAAGTTTGACCCAGAAGGAAGTATGTTTTGTGCTTATTCATCTAAAAAAGAAGCTTTAAAAGAGTTTGCTATATCATTTAAAAGTGCATGTGAAAATGATACATTAATACACGATTTATTTCTAAAAGCAGAACTAGATTAA
- the istB gene encoding IS21-like element helper ATPase IstB: MNLCQLFERLRFEYLPLQLDSVCEQATQQSLNLQEFLTEALEVEWAGRYQKGLEGRLTQARLPWVKSLEQFDFSFQPSIDKKVIRQLTSLRFIEQAENVVLLGPPGVGKTHLAIALAVKAAEAGQRVLFLSFEQLMTKLKKAELENRLDRQLQQLIYPRVLVLDEIGYLPLTHQEASLLFRLIARRYEKASIILTSNKSFIDWGDVLGDQVIATAILDRLLHHSTTINIKGESYRLKDKRKAGILTKVTNATKSKEEAS, encoded by the coding sequence ATGAACCTCTGCCAACTATTTGAACGACTCCGGTTTGAATATTTACCCCTACAGCTTGATAGTGTCTGTGAACAAGCCACACAACAAAGCCTTAATTTACAGGAGTTTTTAACCGAAGCATTGGAAGTGGAATGGGCAGGCCGTTATCAAAAAGGGCTAGAAGGACGGCTCACGCAGGCCCGATTACCATGGGTTAAGTCATTAGAGCAATTTGATTTTAGTTTTCAGCCCAGCATAGATAAAAAAGTGATTCGTCAATTAACCTCACTTCGTTTTATTGAGCAGGCTGAAAATGTCGTCCTACTTGGTCCTCCCGGTGTTGGTAAAACCCATTTAGCCATTGCCTTAGCGGTTAAAGCGGCTGAAGCAGGCCAGCGTGTGTTATTTCTTAGCTTTGAACAATTAATGACAAAACTCAAAAAAGCGGAATTAGAAAATAGGCTGGATCGTCAGTTACAACAATTAATTTACCCTCGGGTACTCGTGCTGGATGAAATTGGCTATTTACCATTAACTCATCAAGAAGCGAGCTTGCTGTTTCGCTTAATTGCCAGACGCTATGAAAAAGCCAGTATCATCCTGACGTCAAATAAAAGCTTTATTGACTGGGGTGATGTGCTAGGTGATCAAGTGATTGCAACAGCCATTTTAGATCGGCTTCTTCATCACTCAACGACAATCAATATTAAAGGAGAAAGCTATCGACTGAAAGATAAACGTAAAGCAGGCATATTAACAAAAGTAACAAATGCGACTAAATCAAAAGAAGAGGCATCATAA
- a CDS encoding acyltransferase family protein: protein MENNNSQRWYAIDAFRGITIAFMILVNTPGSWSYVYAPLKHADWHGCTPTDLVFPCFLFIVGISIYYSFKKKNNQQAIYYKILKRTAIIFSIGLLLHGFPYFNKNLADLRIMGVLQRIALVYCFSALLIQWLKPRQLVIAILIILIGYWLILWGFGSNTPYYMTAPYSLTGNIVREFDLWLLGANHMWQINGVPFDPEGILSTLPAISTCLIGYLTAYMINEKSLTKPQACYYLLSSGILLSLSGLLWNSYFPINKYLWTSSYVLFTTGIAQVILVLFIIVVDIKAWLKPVRPLLIFGANPLLSYILADLWVRVLLFVIQIKDDQSQIVSDGYQAFYQIVFVPLAGNWNGSLLFACFHVLAVWAIMLVFYKKQIFFKA, encoded by the coding sequence ATGGAAAATAACAACTCTCAACGCTGGTATGCGATTGATGCTTTTCGCGGCATAACTATTGCTTTTATGATATTGGTTAATACACCTGGCAGCTGGTCTTATGTATATGCTCCGTTAAAACATGCTGACTGGCATGGCTGCACACCAACTGATTTAGTATTTCCTTGTTTTTTATTTATCGTTGGTATTTCTATTTACTACTCATTTAAAAAGAAAAATAACCAACAAGCCATTTATTATAAAATTCTCAAACGCACAGCCATCATTTTTAGCATCGGTTTATTATTACATGGCTTCCCCTATTTTAATAAGAATTTAGCTGATCTGCGAATTATGGGGGTATTACAAAGAATCGCTTTAGTCTATTGTTTTAGTGCACTATTAATCCAATGGCTAAAACCCAGGCAGCTAGTTATTGCTATTTTGATTATTTTAATTGGATATTGGTTAATTTTATGGGGTTTCGGAAGTAATACTCCTTATTACATGACTGCCCCTTACAGTTTGACAGGCAATATAGTTCGCGAATTTGACCTATGGCTATTAGGCGCCAACCATATGTGGCAGATTAATGGAGTCCCATTTGATCCAGAAGGTATCTTAAGTACCTTACCTGCTATCAGTACTTGTTTAATAGGCTATTTGACTGCTTATATGATTAATGAAAAGTCATTAACCAAGCCTCAAGCCTGTTATTATCTATTGAGCAGTGGCATCCTGCTATCTTTATCAGGCCTGCTATGGAATAGTTACTTTCCTATTAATAAATACCTTTGGACAAGCTCCTATGTGCTTTTTACCACTGGAATAGCACAAGTTATCCTAGTTTTATTTATTATAGTTGTTGATATAAAAGCCTGGCTTAAGCCAGTCAGGCCTCTCCTGATATTTGGTGCAAACCCTCTACTCTCTTATATACTCGCCGATCTATGGGTTCGAGTTTTACTCTTTGTTATTCAAATAAAAGACGACCAGAGTCAAATAGTCTCAGATGGCTATCAAGCCTTTTACCAAATAGTTTTTGTTCCCCTAGCCGGCAACTGGAATGGTTCACTGCTGTTTGCCTGTTTTCATGTTCTTGCAGTATGGGCAATTATGCTGGTTTTCTATAAAAAGCAGATTTTTTTTAAAGCTTAG
- the istA gene encoding IS21 family transposase: MLCQEDYHMIIHLHRQGIYQKDIAKRVGCCERTVRRVLQQGGSPPSKSRKPKPSKLDPYKPTIDRLLQEDVWNAVVIFREIVALGYDGSTSLLRAYITPKRPLRKTKATVRFETPPGKQLQHDWGEIETLIAGQVKKIYFSVNTLGYSRRFYFWATECMDAEHTLESLILSFQWFGGIPQEVLVDNQKALVLAHSPGGHVRFNPRFLDMASHYDFMPKACRPRRPQTKGKDERMVGYIKHHFFQRYRQFDSLDHLNQQAQQWLQTEADQRIHGTYKAPVMERFHQEQTALIPLPMQRYDTSYRESRLVNWDGYIDVSGNRYSVPDSEVGKQVIIRISLDGELRIYDGENHQLLTRHLLQPIQQGWQTQADHHRALWAQCTVEQRSLAIYQEVIDEPLPTI; encoded by the coding sequence ATGCTGTGCCAGGAGGACTATCACATGATAATCCACTTACATCGCCAAGGGATTTACCAAAAAGATATTGCTAAACGTGTAGGCTGTTGTGAAAGAACAGTAAGGCGGGTATTACAGCAAGGTGGATCGCCGCCATCAAAATCGCGCAAACCAAAACCCAGTAAACTCGATCCTTATAAGCCAACGATTGATCGTTTATTGCAAGAAGATGTCTGGAATGCAGTGGTTATTTTTCGTGAAATTGTAGCGCTAGGTTATGATGGCAGCACCAGTTTGTTGCGCGCTTATATTACACCGAAGCGACCATTACGAAAAACAAAAGCAACGGTACGATTTGAAACCCCACCAGGGAAGCAGTTGCAGCATGACTGGGGAGAAATCGAGACCCTCATTGCAGGTCAAGTAAAGAAAATTTATTTTTCAGTTAACACTTTAGGTTACTCCCGTCGTTTTTATTTTTGGGCAACAGAGTGTATGGATGCGGAGCATACACTAGAAAGCCTGATTCTCAGCTTCCAATGGTTTGGTGGCATTCCACAGGAAGTGCTTGTTGATAATCAAAAAGCCTTAGTATTAGCCCATAGCCCAGGTGGTCATGTCCGTTTTAACCCACGCTTTTTGGATATGGCCAGTCACTATGATTTTATGCCAAAAGCCTGTCGTCCAAGGCGCCCGCAAACCAAAGGCAAGGATGAACGGATGGTGGGGTATATTAAGCACCACTTTTTCCAGCGTTATCGCCAATTTGACAGCCTGGATCATTTAAATCAGCAGGCACAACAATGGTTGCAAACAGAAGCCGATCAGCGTATTCATGGCACCTACAAAGCGCCCGTGATGGAACGGTTTCACCAAGAGCAAACGGCGTTAATTCCCCTTCCTATGCAACGTTATGACACCAGTTACCGTGAAAGTCGCTTGGTCAATTGGGATGGCTACATTGATGTATCGGGTAATCGCTATAGCGTGCCGGACTCTGAAGTGGGTAAACAAGTCATCATTCGTATTAGCTTAGACGGTGAGTTACGTATTTATGATGGAGAAAATCATCAACTTCTGACGAGGCATTTACTGCAGCCGATACAGCAAGGATGGCAAACACAAGCAGATCATCATCGTGCTCTCTGGGCTCAATGTACCGTAGAGCAACGTAGTTTAGCCATTTATCAGGAGGTGATCGATGAACCTCTGCCAACTATTTGA